The DNA window TGGTTTACGCAGCTTGTTGATTGGCAGAAGGATTTCATCGAAAGCTTCAAGGACATGGAATCGATTTCTCGAGAACTAGAAGTCGAGGAGGTGTTCGTCTTCACACCAAAGGGTGAGGTTGTTCATCTTCCAAAAGGAGCGACACCAATAGATTTCGCTTACGCTATTCATACTGAAGTTGGCCATCATTACGCCGGTGCGAAGGTAAATGATCGACTCGTTCCCGTCAACTATGAGTTGCAGCTTGGAGACAGAGTAGAGGTAATAGTGAATAAATCGAGCGAAGGTCCAAGCCTTGATTGGTTGAAGTACGTTCGGGCAAATTCGACAAAGGCTAAGATAAAGAGATTCTTCAAGAATGAGTACTCCGCGAAACTAGTGGAACGAGGCAAGGAGATATTCAGAAAGATAAGTAAGCGGCTTGCTGTCTCAATGGACGATTTGATCCAGGGAGAACAGATAAAGTCCCTTATGAACAGGCTCGGCGCACACAACGAGAACGATCTTTTCAGTAAGCTCGGAGATGGATCGATAACAATGGGAGAGGTTCTTAGCATTCTTGCGCCCAAAGAGGAAGAGGTCGAGACTCTTCCCGAAGAGACCGAATTGGTCAAGCAGAAACAGGCAAAGGGAAATGAAGTGACAGTTGGAGGCGAGACGGGTATTGCCGTCTATTTTGCAAAGTGCTGTACGCCGCTCCCGGGAGACGACATAATTGCTGTGATGAGTAGTAGGGGAATTTCGATTCACAACCGCAACTGCCGCAATTTGAAAGACATTAGCGAGGATAAACTGGTGGAGTCTCATTGGAATATCGTTACTGGAGGGAAATTCAACGCCTGGATAGTAGTAGAATTTGATGGCACGGACAAAACCCTGATTCACAAATTCCTTGAAAGACTTGAAAACAAGAATGCAAAAGTAATGAAGTACTCCGTTGAAGCAGGAAGATGGGGATATGATACACTGATTGCGAATATCCTTGTGAAAGACGTTGCCCACCTTACTTCAGTGATGGAGAGTCTCAGGGGCATGAAGGGTGTTCAGAACGTCAAGAGATTCGGAGGAGTAGCGTGAGGGCTGTAGTTCAAAGAGTTAATAGAGCAAGTGTGTTAGTAGATGGTAAAGTAACAGGAAAGATAGATAAGGGGCTTCTGGTGTTGGTCGGTGTTGGCCGGGAGGATAGCAGGAAAGACGCGGAATGGTTGGTAGACAAGACTCTGAACCTGCGTATCTTCGAAGACGAAAACGGGAAAATGAATCTTTCACTAATAGATGTCTCTGGGGCACTTCTTGCGATTTCGCAGTTCACAATTATGGGAGATGCTAGGAAGGGTCGACGACCCTCTTTTACTGATGCCGCTGAGCCAGAGGTAGCCATGGATCTCTTCAACTATTTTCTCCAGACAGCGTCTAAGACTGTGAAAGTTGAGACAGGGGTCTTCCAGGCACACATGAATGTGGAACTTGTGAATAGTGGCCCCGTGACGATCTTACTGGATTCAAAGAGAGTATTTTAGGAGGTGTTTTTGTGAAAAGATCCTTGAAATTTCTTCTTGTCGTGATAATGGTATCAGCGGTCGGGGCAATTGTAGTCTCTGAAAGCGGTGCAGGACCATCTGAGCCTGCAAAAATCGCATTTGCCGATATGCAGAAAGTTCTTGAA is part of the Mesotoga sp. UBA6090 genome and encodes:
- the dtd gene encoding D-aminoacyl-tRNA deacylase, which gives rise to MRAVVQRVNRASVLVDGKVTGKIDKGLLVLVGVGREDSRKDAEWLVDKTLNLRIFEDENGKMNLSLIDVSGALLAISQFTIMGDARKGRRPSFTDAAEPEVAMDLFNYFLQTASKTVKVETGVFQAHMNVELVNSGPVTILLDSKRVF
- a CDS encoding TGS domain-containing protein; the protein is WFTQLVDWQKDFIESFKDMESISRELEVEEVFVFTPKGEVVHLPKGATPIDFAYAIHTEVGHHYAGAKVNDRLVPVNYELQLGDRVEVIVNKSSEGPSLDWLKYVRANSTKAKIKRFFKNEYSAKLVERGKEIFRKISKRLAVSMDDLIQGEQIKSLMNRLGAHNENDLFSKLGDGSITMGEVLSILAPKEEEVETLPEETELVKQKQAKGNEVTVGGETGIAVYFAKCCTPLPGDDIIAVMSSRGISIHNRNCRNLKDISEDKLVESHWNIVTGGKFNAWIVVEFDGTDKTLIHKFLERLENKNAKVMKYSVEAGRWGYDTLIANILVKDVAHLTSVMESLRGMKGVQNVKRFGGVA